GGCGTCCCCGTTCAGCGCCCCCAGCGCCGACCCGCGCACCACCGGAATCTTGTCCCCCGGAAACTGGTAGCTCTTCAGCAGCTCGCGCACTTCCAGCTCCACCAGCTCCAGCAGCTCCGGATCCTCCACCATGTCGCACTTGTTCAGAAACACCACGATCGCCGGCACCCCCACCTGCCGCGCCAGCAAGATGTGTTCCCGCGTCTGCGGCATCGGCCCGTCCGTCGCCGCCACCACCAGAATCGCCCCGTCCATCTGCGCCGCGCCCGTGATCATGTTCTTGATGTAGTCCGCGTGCCCCGGACAATCAATGTGCGCGTAGTGCCGGTTCGCCGTCTCGTACTCCACGTGCGACACCGCAATGGTGATCCCGCGCTCCCGCTCTTCCGGCGCGTTGTCGATCGAATCGAACGCCCGGAACTGCACCTTCGGGTTGTGCTTGCTCAGCACCTTGGTGATCGCCGCCGTCAGCGTCGTCTTGCCGTGATCAATGTGCCCGATCGTCCCTATGTTCACGTGCGGCTTGCTGCGCTCGAATTTCTCCTTGGCCATGTTCTTGTATCCTCTGCTTCTGTCTTCGTTCCGCGCGTTCCGCGCAATTTCTGGAGCGGGGGACGGGATTTGAACCCGCAACCATCGCCTTGGAAGAGCGAGACTCTACCGTTGAGTTACCCCCGCCCGGTTGCTCCCGAAATCCGCCGCTACCCCGCACCTGCAATTTCTGGAGCCTGGGACCGGGATTGAACCGGTGACCTCGTCCTTACCAAGGACGCGCTCTACCAACTGAGCTACCCAGGCCGAACTCAGCGCATCCTCCGTTGACCGCTTCGCGGTCACAAAGTTCAAAGAAACGCTTTCCGCTGCGGCGCACAATCGCCTATCGGCCTTGCGCCTCGTCTTGCACCCGCATCCGAAGATCACTTCGAGCGATTGCCCTGCGGTTTCTTGCGCTCAACGAAACCATGGTGGACGGGGGAGGATTCGAACCTCCGTAGCCCGCAAGGAGCGGCAGATTTACAGTCTGCTGGTTTTAGCCACTCACCCACCCGTCCCGCGAATACTGCATCCGTCGCCGGCTCGCGTTGACCGCTTCGCGATCAAGCGAACAAACGTTTGCCACCTGGCGCCGCGTCTGCAAGGGACGCGAAGGAACGCAAAAACGGACTCGTGTCAAAAGACACCAGCCCGTCCATTTGTCCTGCGAGGTTTCGCTCCGCCTCACTCCCCTACGTAATTCATGGCTGAGCTGGCGGAGGGAATCGAACCCCCGACCCTCTGATTACAAATCAGATGCTCTACCAGCTGAGCTACGCCAGCACTGCTCAAACCACGCAAGATTACCAGAGAAGGCATAAAGATTGCAAGGACCCTCTGCGGCTTTCAAAGCACGTTAAAGACCAGCCTTGTGGATATCTTGCGGAAAGCTTTGGCTTCAGCAATACTCAACCTAAACAGTCTACCATAATCCAGTATCTCCTCGAGCTTCGGCTCATCGGCCGCCAGGGGGGCCGCCGGGAGGAAGTCCCTGCAGGCCGCGTCGCGCATTTTCATCTCGCGCCAGCCGTCGCGGAATGTAAGAATGGCGCTTCCGCAAATCACACGGAAGCCCTGGGGTGGAACACGCTATGCGGCTCGGCGGAAAAATCGCGATCACGGCCGGCGCCGCCGCACTCGCCCTCGCTGGATACTGGTTCTACCGGCAATCCGCGACCAACCGCGTGGAGCCCCCCGTGGAGCTGGTCCGTACCCTGCC
This is a stretch of genomic DNA from Terriglobia bacterium. It encodes these proteins:
- a CDS encoding GTP-binding protein; amino-acid sequence: MAKEKFERSKPHVNIGTIGHIDHGKTTLTAAITKVLSKHNPKVQFRAFDSIDNAPEERERGITIAVSHVEYETANRHYAHIDCPGHADYIKNMITGAAQMDGAILVVAATDGPMPQTREHILLARQVGVPAIVVFLNKCDMVEDPELLELVELEVRELLKSYQFPGDKIPVVRGSALGALNGDA